The following proteins come from a genomic window of Achromobacter sp. AONIH1:
- a CDS encoding NAD(P)/FAD-dependent oxidoreductase, translating to MLFDVAVLGAGAAGMMCAAVAGQRGLRVVLVDHAERLAEKIRISGGGRCNFTNLGAGPANFLSENPHFCRSALAGYTPQDFLALLKRHRVSWHEKHRGQLFCDDSSESIIGLLRAECDEGRVAWRMGCSVAEIAHGEQGFELRTSQGLIRAAKLVVATGGMAIPQLGATDFGLKIARQFGLKIVEPRPALVPLTFDAAQWQPLSALSGVALEVSLSTGQGKARGEFLEDLLFTHRGLSGPAILQISSYWKPGEPIVVDLAPGRDLAAELLDAKSGNRQQLHTVLAGLWPKRLADAWLALAEQGGKPGLAALRLADAPDKTLRGLAQDIHQWTLTPSGTAGYKKAEVMRGGVDTRGLDQKSMQARTVPGLYFIGEAVDVTGWLGGYNFQWAWASGVACGKAL from the coding sequence ATGTTGTTTGACGTTGCCGTGCTGGGCGCCGGCGCCGCGGGCATGATGTGCGCCGCGGTGGCTGGCCAGCGGGGCCTGCGCGTGGTCCTGGTGGACCACGCCGAGCGCCTGGCCGAGAAAATCCGCATTTCCGGCGGGGGCCGCTGCAATTTCACCAATCTCGGCGCCGGCCCCGCCAACTTCCTGTCCGAGAACCCGCACTTCTGCCGTTCGGCGCTGGCGGGCTATACGCCGCAGGATTTCCTGGCGCTGCTCAAGCGCCATCGCGTGTCCTGGCACGAGAAGCATCGCGGCCAGCTGTTCTGCGACGATTCCAGCGAATCCATCATCGGGCTGCTGCGCGCCGAGTGCGACGAAGGCCGGGTGGCCTGGCGCATGGGCTGTTCGGTGGCCGAGATCGCCCACGGCGAGCAGGGCTTCGAGCTGCGCACCAGCCAGGGCCTCATCCGTGCGGCCAAGCTGGTCGTGGCCACCGGCGGCATGGCGATCCCGCAGCTGGGCGCCACCGATTTCGGCCTGAAGATCGCGCGCCAGTTCGGCCTGAAAATCGTCGAGCCACGGCCCGCGCTGGTGCCGCTGACCTTCGACGCGGCGCAATGGCAGCCTTTGTCGGCGCTGTCCGGCGTGGCGCTGGAAGTGAGCCTGTCCACGGGGCAGGGCAAGGCGCGCGGCGAATTCCTCGAAGACCTGCTGTTCACGCATCGCGGGCTGTCGGGGCCGGCGATTTTGCAGATTTCCAGCTATTGGAAGCCGGGCGAGCCCATCGTGGTGGACCTGGCGCCGGGCCGTGACCTGGCCGCCGAGCTGCTGGATGCCAAGTCCGGCAACCGGCAGCAGCTGCACACGGTGCTGGCCGGGCTGTGGCCCAAGCGGCTGGCCGACGCCTGGCTGGCGCTGGCGGAGCAGGGCGGCAAGCCCGGACTGGCGGCCTTGAGACTGGCCGATGCGCCGGACAAGACGCTGCGCGGGTTGGCCCAGGACATTCATCAATGGACGCTGACGCCCAGCGGCACGGCCGGCTACAAGAAGGCCGAGGTCATGCGCGGCGGCGTGGATACGCGCGGGCTGGACCAGAAGTCCATGCAGGCGCGCACCGTGCCCGGCCTGTACTTCATCGGCGAGGCCGTGGACGTGACCGGCTGGCTGGGCGGCTACAACTTCCAGTGGGCCTGGGCCTCGGGCGTGGCCTGCGGCAAGGCGCTATAG
- a CDS encoding arginine/lysine/ornithine decarboxylase: protein MKFRFPIFIIDEDYRSENASGLGIRALSAAIEAEGVEVIGVTSYGDLSSFAQQQSRASAFILSIDDEEFDVDSPEDVASAIKNLRAFIGELRFRNADIPIYLYGETRTSEHIPNDILRELHGFIHMFEDTPEFVARHIIREARSYVDSLPPPFFRELVKYAQDGSYSWHCPGHSGGVAFLKSPVGQMFHQFFGENMLRADVCNAVDELGQLLDHTGPVAESELNAARIFHADHCYFVTNGTSTSNKVVWHANVAAGDVVVVDRNCHKSILHAITMTGAIPVFLRPTRNHLGIIGPIPLEEFHPDNIRKKIEANPFAREAVNKNPRILTLTQSTYDGVIYNVEMIKEQLGSHVDTLHFDEAWLPHAAFHEFYQDMHAIGQDRPRSKDAMVFATHSTHKLLAGISQASQIIVQESETRKLDRNVFNEAYLMHTSTSPQYAIIASCDVAAAMMEPPGGTALVEESIREAMDFRRAMRKVESEFGKNDWWFKVWGPNRLVSEGIGNRDEWILESNEHWHGFGDLAEGFNMLDPIKATIITPGLDMSGSFGETGIPAALVSKYLTEHGVVVEKTGLYSFFILFTIGITKGRWNTLLTALQQFKDDYDRNQPLWRILPDFCKVHRRYERMGLRDLCQQIHEAYRERDVARLTTEMYLSDMVPALKPSDAFARMAHREVERVDIDKLEGRVTGVLLTPYPPGIPLLIPGERFNRTIVQYLQFAREFNERFPGFETYIHGLADEVGEDGEKRYYVDCLKEE, encoded by the coding sequence ATGAAATTCCGCTTCCCCATTTTCATCATCGACGAGGACTACCGTTCCGAGAACGCGTCCGGTCTTGGTATCCGTGCCCTGTCCGCCGCGATCGAGGCCGAGGGCGTCGAGGTGATCGGGGTGACCAGCTATGGCGACCTGAGTTCCTTCGCGCAGCAGCAGAGCCGCGCCAGCGCCTTCATCCTGTCGATCGACGATGAAGAGTTCGACGTGGACTCGCCCGAGGACGTGGCCAGCGCGATCAAGAACCTGCGCGCCTTCATCGGCGAGCTGCGCTTTCGCAACGCCGACATCCCGATCTACCTGTACGGCGAGACGCGCACGTCCGAGCACATCCCGAACGACATCCTGCGCGAGCTGCACGGCTTCATCCACATGTTCGAGGACACGCCCGAGTTCGTGGCGCGCCACATCATCCGCGAAGCGCGCAGCTACGTGGACAGCCTGCCGCCGCCGTTCTTCCGCGAGCTGGTGAAGTACGCGCAGGACGGCTCGTATTCCTGGCACTGCCCCGGCCACTCCGGCGGCGTGGCCTTCCTGAAGAGCCCCGTGGGCCAGATGTTCCACCAGTTCTTCGGCGAGAACATGCTGCGCGCCGACGTCTGCAACGCCGTGGATGAACTGGGTCAGCTGCTGGACCACACCGGCCCGGTGGCCGAGTCCGAGCTGAACGCCGCGCGCATCTTCCACGCCGACCACTGCTACTTCGTGACCAACGGCACGTCCACCTCGAACAAGGTGGTGTGGCACGCCAACGTCGCCGCCGGCGACGTGGTCGTGGTGGACCGCAACTGCCACAAGTCGATCCTGCACGCCATCACCATGACGGGCGCGATCCCGGTGTTCCTGCGCCCGACGCGCAATCACCTGGGCATCATCGGCCCGATCCCGCTGGAAGAATTCCACCCGGACAACATCCGCAAGAAGATCGAGGCCAATCCCTTCGCGCGCGAGGCCGTCAACAAGAACCCGCGCATCCTGACGCTGACGCAAAGCACCTACGACGGCGTGATCTACAACGTCGAAATGATCAAGGAACAGCTCGGCAGCCACGTCGACACGCTGCACTTCGACGAAGCCTGGCTGCCGCACGCGGCGTTCCACGAGTTCTACCAGGACATGCACGCGATCGGCCAGGACCGCCCGCGCAGCAAGGACGCGATGGTGTTCGCCACGCACTCCACGCACAAGCTGCTGGCCGGCATTTCTCAGGCCTCGCAGATCATCGTGCAGGAGTCCGAGACCCGCAAGCTGGATCGCAACGTGTTCAACGAGGCGTACCTGATGCACACGTCCACGTCGCCGCAGTACGCGATCATCGCGTCCTGCGACGTGGCCGCCGCCATGATGGAGCCGCCCGGAGGCACCGCGCTGGTCGAGGAAAGCATCCGCGAAGCCATGGACTTCCGCCGCGCCATGCGCAAGGTGGAATCCGAATTCGGCAAGAACGACTGGTGGTTCAAGGTCTGGGGCCCGAACCGCCTGGTGTCCGAAGGCATCGGCAACCGCGATGAGTGGATCCTGGAGTCCAACGAGCACTGGCACGGCTTCGGCGACCTGGCCGAAGGTTTCAACATGCTGGACCCGATCAAGGCCACGATCATCACCCCGGGCCTGGACATGTCCGGCAGCTTCGGCGAGACCGGCATCCCGGCCGCGCTGGTGTCCAAGTACCTGACCGAGCACGGGGTGGTGGTCGAGAAGACCGGCCTGTATTCGTTCTTCATCCTGTTCACCATCGGCATCACCAAGGGCCGCTGGAACACGCTGCTGACCGCGCTGCAGCAGTTCAAGGACGACTACGACCGCAACCAGCCGCTGTGGCGCATCCTGCCTGACTTCTGCAAGGTGCATCGCCGCTACGAGCGCATGGGCCTGCGCGACCTGTGCCAGCAGATCCACGAGGCCTACCGCGAACGCGACGTGGCCCGCCTGACCACCGAGATGTACCTGAGCGACATGGTGCCGGCGCTCAAGCCGTCCGACGCCTTCGCCCGCATGGCGCACCGCGAGGTCGAGCGCGTCGACATCGACAAGCTGGAAGGCCGCGTCACCGGCGTGCTGCTGACGCCGTACCCGCCGGGCATTCCGCTGCTGATCCCGGGCGAGCGCTTCAACCGCACCATCGTGCAGTACCTGCAGTTCGCGCGCGAGTTCAACGAGCGCTTCCCGGGCTTCGAGACCTACATCCACGGCCTGGCCGACGAAGTGGGCGAGGACGGCGAGAAGCGCTACTACGTCGACTGCCTGAAGGAAGAGTGA
- a CDS encoding N-acetyltransferase family protein gives MPISQHPAMPDPLIRRLTPTDAAPLRQLRLDALRETPEAFGSSYEEEHTLTLDDIRAWVATDIENAMFGVFIDGALAGMTGVGRQHRLKMRHKAQIWSVYVAPAARGRGLARRLMLAAIDHAGGMRGVRQLQLSVTAGNLAARALYESLGFAEYGVEPEGLCVNGVMHDERLMTLRLAGD, from the coding sequence GTGCCCATTTCCCAACACCCCGCCATGCCCGATCCGCTGATACGACGATTGACGCCCACCGACGCCGCACCCTTGCGCCAGTTGCGCCTGGACGCCTTGCGCGAAACGCCTGAAGCGTTCGGATCGAGTTACGAAGAGGAACATACGCTCACGCTGGACGACATCCGCGCCTGGGTCGCCACCGACATCGAGAACGCCATGTTCGGCGTGTTCATCGACGGCGCGCTGGCCGGCATGACCGGCGTCGGCCGGCAGCACAGATTGAAGATGCGCCACAAGGCGCAGATCTGGAGCGTGTACGTGGCGCCGGCCGCGCGCGGGCGCGGACTGGCGCGCCGGCTGATGCTGGCCGCCATCGACCACGCCGGCGGCATGCGCGGCGTGCGCCAGCTGCAGCTGAGCGTCACGGCCGGCAATCTTGCCGCGCGCGCGCTGTACGAGAGCCTGGGCTTCGCGGAGTACGGCGTCGAGCCGGAAGGGCTGTGCGTGAACGGCGTGATGCACGACGAAAGACTGATGACGCTGCGCCTGGCCGGCGACTGA
- a CDS encoding diguanylate cyclase, which produces MRYPHIPWLPLLFYPALPVAAAAGLLLWQDWPPALALIVPYVPWVMALIGIAICLMYQRSQTMALMLSVLVAAAAWPALAEQAPWALGPALAWWALAYTINALWAERSSVLLDLAARLGLMASGAAAIALAGKEGTADFFSTLAVQGALARLGVPVEALAALLATGLTLTLLLLRYGRPQQAGQWLGFVCMAWALPRGAQHPIELALMSAAALTSLSISLAHEGFHMAFRDELTGLPGRRALNEKLQRMGRVYTLAMADVDHFKAFNDTHGHDVGDQVLRMVAAQLRRVSGGGHAYRYGGEEFTLVFPGKTAAESMPHLEAVRRAIEAYQMRLRDKPARPRTDQAGLRRRGARGGRNTRPLRVTVSIGVAERGDALRAPEAVIKAADQALYKAKDGGRNQVCSYGARRRANSG; this is translated from the coding sequence GTGCGTTACCCCCATATCCCCTGGCTGCCCCTGTTGTTCTATCCTGCGCTGCCGGTGGCGGCGGCGGCGGGGCTGCTGCTTTGGCAGGACTGGCCGCCCGCCCTGGCGCTGATCGTCCCCTACGTGCCCTGGGTGATGGCGCTGATCGGCATCGCCATCTGCCTGATGTACCAGCGTTCGCAGACCATGGCGCTGATGCTCAGCGTGCTGGTCGCCGCGGCGGCCTGGCCGGCTCTGGCGGAGCAGGCGCCGTGGGCGCTGGGGCCGGCGCTGGCCTGGTGGGCGCTGGCCTACACCATCAATGCCTTGTGGGCCGAGCGCTCCAGCGTGCTGCTGGACCTGGCCGCGCGGCTGGGCCTGATGGCCTCGGGCGCGGCCGCCATCGCGCTGGCGGGCAAGGAAGGCACGGCGGACTTCTTCAGCACGCTGGCCGTGCAAGGCGCGCTGGCGCGCCTGGGCGTTCCGGTCGAGGCGCTGGCCGCGCTGCTGGCGACCGGCCTGACGCTGACCCTGCTGCTGTTGCGCTATGGCCGTCCGCAGCAGGCCGGCCAGTGGCTGGGCTTCGTCTGCATGGCCTGGGCCCTGCCGCGCGGCGCACAGCATCCGATCGAGCTGGCGCTGATGTCGGCCGCCGCGCTGACCTCGCTATCCATTTCGCTGGCCCATGAAGGGTTCCACATGGCGTTCCGCGATGAGCTGACCGGGCTGCCGGGCCGGCGCGCGCTCAACGAAAAGCTGCAACGCATGGGCCGGGTCTATACGCTGGCGATGGCGGACGTGGATCATTTCAAGGCCTTCAACGATACCCATGGCCACGACGTGGGCGACCAGGTGCTGCGCATGGTCGCGGCGCAACTGCGCCGCGTGTCCGGCGGCGGCCATGCCTACCGCTATGGCGGCGAGGAGTTCACGCTGGTGTTTCCCGGCAAGACCGCGGCGGAAAGCATGCCGCACCTGGAAGCCGTGCGGCGCGCCATCGAGGCCTACCAGATGCGCCTGCGCGACAAGCCGGCCCGTCCTCGGACGGACCAGGCGGGCTTGCGCCGCCGTGGCGCCCGCGGCGGACGCAACACGCGGCCGTTGCGCGTGACGGTCAGCATCGGCGTGGCCGAGCGCGGCGACGCGTTGCGCGCGCCCGAGGCGGTCATCAAGGCGGCCGACCAGGCGCTTTACAAGGCCAAGGACGGTGGCCGCAACCAGGTGTGTTCCTACGGCGCGCGCCGGCGCGCCAACTCGGGCTGA
- a CDS encoding GNAT family N-acetyltransferase: MRLLINIDVPDLERAIGFYEQAFGLTLTRRLGPAVAEMSGAQAPIYLLEKAAGTPAAGAARQPRDYARHWTPVHLDVVVDDVDAAVTRAVAAGARLEDPAATHAWGRIAHLSDPFGHGICLLQFLGRGYDELAEPALRYPAVSEADFEDLLALRIAAMRESLERLGRFDPERARSRLCATFRPEYTWAIELEGKRVGFYALRPDGDGLRLDHLYLHPSSQARGLGGRTLRRLLAQADAQGLPLRVGALRGSDSNRFYQRHGFVQIEESEWDIEYLRPAQAKTGG, translated from the coding sequence ATGAGACTCCTGATCAATATCGACGTGCCCGACCTGGAGCGCGCCATCGGCTTCTACGAACAGGCTTTCGGGCTGACCCTTACGCGCCGCCTGGGGCCGGCGGTGGCGGAAATGTCCGGCGCCCAGGCTCCCATCTATCTGCTGGAGAAGGCCGCCGGCACGCCGGCGGCGGGCGCGGCGCGCCAGCCGCGGGATTACGCCCGGCACTGGACGCCGGTGCACCTGGACGTGGTGGTGGACGACGTGGACGCGGCCGTGACGCGGGCCGTCGCGGCCGGCGCCCGGCTCGAAGACCCGGCCGCCACGCATGCCTGGGGCCGCATCGCCCACCTGAGCGACCCGTTCGGCCATGGCATCTGCCTGCTGCAGTTCCTGGGCCGGGGCTACGACGAACTGGCCGAACCGGCGCTGCGCTACCCGGCCGTGTCCGAAGCCGATTTCGAGGACCTGCTGGCGCTGCGCATCGCCGCCATGCGCGAAAGCCTGGAGCGGCTGGGCCGTTTCGACCCCGAGCGCGCGCGCAGCCGGCTGTGCGCCACTTTCCGCCCGGAATACACCTGGGCAATCGAGCTGGAAGGAAAACGCGTCGGCTTCTACGCGCTGCGCCCGGACGGCGACGGCCTGCGCCTGGACCACCTGTACCTGCACCCGTCGTCCCAGGCCCGGGGCCTGGGCGGCCGCACGCTCAGGCGCCTGCTGGCGCAGGCCGACGCACAGGGCCTGCCGCTGCGCGTCGGCGCCCTGCGCGGCAGCGACTCGAACCGCTTCTACCAGCGCCACGGCTTCGTCCAGATCGAAGAAAGCGAATGGGACATCGAATACCTGCGCCCCGCGCAGGCGAAAACCGGGGGCTAA
- the dcd gene encoding dCTP deaminase, whose amino-acid sequence MSIKSDRWIRRQAEAGMIEPFEAGQVRTANGGRIVSYGTSSYGYDVRCADEFKIFTNINSTIVDPKNFDEGSFVDFKGDVCIIPPNSFALARTVEYFRIPRSVLTICLGKSTYARCGIIVNVTPLEPEWEGHVTLEFSNTTPLPAKIYAGEGCAQMLFLESDEVCETSYRDRGGKYQGQRGVTLPRT is encoded by the coding sequence ATGAGCATCAAAAGCGACCGCTGGATCCGCCGCCAGGCCGAGGCCGGCATGATCGAACCCTTTGAAGCGGGTCAGGTCCGCACGGCCAATGGCGGGCGGATTGTCAGCTACGGCACCAGCAGCTACGGCTACGACGTGCGCTGCGCCGACGAATTCAAGATATTCACGAACATCAACTCCACCATCGTCGATCCCAAGAACTTCGACGAAGGCTCGTTCGTGGACTTCAAGGGCGATGTCTGCATCATTCCGCCCAATTCCTTCGCGCTGGCGCGCACCGTCGAGTATTTCCGCATTCCGCGCAGCGTGCTGACCATCTGCCTGGGCAAGAGCACCTACGCGCGCTGCGGCATCATCGTCAACGTGACGCCGCTGGAGCCGGAATGGGAAGGCCACGTCACGCTGGAATTCTCGAACACCACGCCGCTGCCGGCCAAGATCTACGCCGGCGAAGGCTGCGCGCAGATGCTGTTCCTGGAAAGCGACGAGGTCTGCGAGACCTCTTACCGCGATCGCGGCGGCAAGTATCAGGGCCAGCGCGGCGTGACGCTGCCTAGGACGTAG
- a CDS encoding translocation/assembly module TamB domain-containing protein — translation MRTLRAILRHLLVWWLPGLAMLAVLACGFLFWLAGTQSGTRLLLTTAAQQLDGQALDVRGSVLRGLNVGRLELETGGTRVEIADLGLKVDWRALGQRRLHVRELSAAAVTVTLAPAAAEETPPAQDEAPFSLPSLPVDIALDQLTLGEFHLLQNGEALPVSLSGLAATFAVGQDSARLRIASLRVGHEIGQAELSGEAELRALADPWPFSLRLDVAARGAGPDSPLCQAERLRAIVGNGANAQTGGARPEGADKTDKAGKASGKAGKPAQAQKAGKATGATPASAPADAPATAFVGPPEPACRVLLSADAAGSLDGLQAKLEGTGSGLALNVLADLAPRTPLVLRSASAQARLPDASTLTAQFDLKAAADGQGRDRIEGRVGAERLDLGPWLGKDIPQAVLSLSADLGAELENLSQLRLAAVDLRIQEGSRWNKQPLAGALKARVELPAATTPAAVAGGASTTATAGTATSGAGAADDPLAGLRIQGLDVDLTLGRNRIRAQGDVGAADGALTLDAQAPQLDAFWPGLPGGAELKGKLNGTAAAHRGEFSARYMPAKVRAGVLGEAPAQADIAFTGGWGRGPAGDADAALTGWRGTFSRLNAESAGFAVAAERPLSVAYLPGAVAPQWQWQVGATTLGLTLPGKERLALAHKGSRGGGARWETAGQADNLVITAAMTRQVIAAIDPEAAARLDKGPKRVNAMVAEAKRRIALDVSWDLKFDGRLAGSARIARRDGDLLIPGDPPVPLGLTALALDLTATPSSAGASRLDARLALATEKMGVVNGTASAVLAVDAQGGMALDARQPIRAKLDADIADLAWVGLFVGDAMEVGGTVKANVEAQGTLTGKWTGSGAIRGDRLRVVRIDDGVRLVEGKLAARLDGDSLVLDSLRFPASLRVMPAEWRTKEWITTNPEAKDGYAEASGRWSLTDGGGQLRLTLYRFPALQRSDRYAMVSGTVDLNVALPRIDIVGDLKADAGWFSLEILQGVPTLDDDVKVRRPGDDPGAASTPLQTSMNLKFDMGPRFYITGMGLDAGLLGSIQILLSDGRLTGVGALRTRGGGIEAYGQKLRLRRGTLTFQGRLDNPVLDIEALRTGEQVEAGVKVAGTAQRPRIDLVSYPDVSEVEKLSWLLLGRGPDGSGGDAALLLSVGTALLGGGGPPFYKQFGLDDVSIRSGNIGSSGSLLPDRTVAGDVNRDSDSRLATQFLVASKTFANGITLSVEQALAGADTVGRASYRLSRRWSVDLKGGAVNGIALVYRTFFGD, via the coding sequence TTGAGGACGTTGCGCGCGATCCTGCGCCATCTTCTGGTGTGGTGGCTGCCCGGGCTGGCGATGCTGGCGGTGCTGGCCTGCGGTTTCCTGTTCTGGCTGGCCGGCACGCAGAGCGGCACGCGCCTGCTGCTGACCACGGCGGCGCAGCAGCTGGACGGCCAGGCGTTGGACGTGCGCGGCTCGGTGCTGCGCGGCCTGAACGTGGGACGGCTGGAGCTCGAGACGGGCGGCACGCGCGTCGAAATCGCGGACCTCGGCCTGAAAGTGGACTGGCGCGCGCTGGGCCAGCGGCGGCTGCACGTGCGCGAGCTGTCGGCCGCGGCCGTGACGGTGACGCTGGCGCCGGCGGCTGCCGAAGAGACGCCGCCCGCGCAGGACGAGGCGCCCTTCAGCCTGCCGTCGCTGCCGGTGGATATCGCGCTGGACCAGCTCACGTTGGGCGAATTCCATCTGCTGCAGAACGGCGAGGCCCTGCCCGTGTCGCTCAGCGGCCTGGCCGCCACCTTCGCGGTCGGGCAGGACAGCGCGCGGCTGCGCATCGCCAGCCTGCGCGTCGGCCATGAGATCGGACAGGCCGAGCTGAGCGGCGAGGCCGAGTTGCGCGCGCTGGCGGACCCGTGGCCGTTCAGCCTGCGACTGGACGTGGCGGCGCGGGGCGCCGGCCCAGATTCCCCGCTGTGCCAGGCCGAGCGCCTGCGCGCCATCGTTGGCAATGGCGCGAACGCCCAGACGGGCGGCGCGCGGCCGGAGGGCGCGGACAAGACCGACAAGGCCGGCAAGGCATCCGGCAAGGCGGGCAAGCCCGCCCAGGCGCAAAAGGCCGGCAAGGCAACGGGCGCGACGCCTGCATCCGCGCCCGCCGACGCGCCGGCCACCGCTTTCGTCGGCCCCCCGGAACCGGCCTGCCGTGTGCTGCTGAGCGCCGACGCGGCGGGGTCGCTCGACGGCCTGCAGGCCAAGCTGGAAGGCACCGGCTCCGGGCTGGCGTTGAACGTGCTGGCCGATCTGGCGCCGCGCACGCCCCTGGTGCTGCGCAGCGCCAGCGCCCAGGCGCGCCTGCCGGACGCGTCCACGCTGACGGCGCAGTTCGACCTCAAGGCCGCGGCGGATGGCCAGGGGCGCGACCGCATCGAGGGCAGGGTGGGCGCCGAGCGGCTGGACCTGGGACCGTGGCTGGGCAAGGACATTCCGCAGGCCGTGCTGAGCCTGAGCGCGGATCTGGGCGCCGAGCTGGAGAACCTGAGCCAGTTGCGGCTGGCGGCCGTGGACCTGCGCATCCAGGAAGGCTCGCGCTGGAACAAGCAGCCGCTGGCGGGCGCGCTCAAGGCCCGCGTCGAGTTGCCGGCGGCCACCACGCCCGCCGCCGTCGCGGGCGGCGCGTCGACGACCGCGACCGCCGGGACGGCAACGTCCGGGGCCGGCGCGGCCGACGATCCGCTGGCCGGCCTGCGCATCCAGGGGCTGGACGTGGACCTGACGCTGGGTCGCAACCGCATCCGCGCCCAGGGCGACGTGGGCGCGGCCGACGGGGCGCTGACGCTGGACGCGCAGGCGCCGCAGCTGGACGCTTTCTGGCCGGGACTGCCGGGCGGGGCGGAATTGAAGGGCAAGCTCAATGGCACGGCGGCCGCTCATCGCGGCGAGTTCAGCGCCCGCTACATGCCGGCCAAGGTCCGCGCGGGCGTGTTGGGCGAAGCGCCGGCCCAGGCCGACATCGCGTTCACCGGCGGCTGGGGCCGTGGCCCGGCGGGCGATGCCGATGCCGCCCTGACGGGCTGGCGCGGCACGTTTTCGCGGCTCAATGCGGAGTCGGCCGGCTTCGCGGTCGCCGCCGAGCGGCCGCTGTCCGTGGCCTACCTGCCCGGGGCGGTCGCGCCGCAATGGCAGTGGCAGGTCGGCGCCACCACGCTCGGCCTGACGCTGCCGGGCAAGGAACGCCTGGCGCTGGCCCACAAGGGTTCGCGCGGCGGCGGCGCGCGCTGGGAAACCGCCGGCCAGGCGGACAACCTGGTGATCACGGCGGCCATGACGCGGCAGGTGATCGCCGCCATCGACCCCGAGGCCGCCGCCCGGCTGGACAAGGGCCCCAAGCGGGTCAACGCCATGGTGGCCGAAGCCAAGCGCCGCATCGCGCTCGATGTGTCCTGGGACCTGAAGTTCGATGGCCGCCTGGCCGGCTCGGCCCGCATCGCCCGCCGCGACGGCGACCTGCTGATCCCGGGCGATCCGCCCGTGCCGCTGGGACTGACGGCGCTGGCGCTGGACCTGACCGCGACGCCGTCCTCGGCCGGCGCCAGCCGCCTGGATGCCAGATTGGCCCTGGCCACCGAGAAGATGGGCGTGGTCAACGGCACGGCTTCGGCGGTGCTCGCCGTGGACGCGCAGGGCGGCATGGCGCTGGATGCGCGCCAGCCGATCCGCGCCAAGCTGGATGCCGACATCGCCGACCTGGCATGGGTCGGCCTGTTCGTGGGCGACGCGATGGAAGTCGGCGGCACGGTCAAGGCCAACGTGGAGGCCCAGGGCACGCTGACGGGCAAGTGGACGGGCAGTGGCGCGATCCGCGGCGACCGGCTGCGCGTGGTGCGCATCGACGACGGCGTGCGCCTGGTCGAGGGCAAGCTGGCGGCGCGCCTGGACGGCGACAGCCTGGTGCTGGACAGCCTGCGCTTCCCGGCCTCGCTGCGCGTGATGCCTGCGGAATGGCGCACCAAGGAATGGATCACCACCAACCCCGAGGCCAAGGACGGCTATGCCGAGGCCAGCGGGCGCTGGAGCCTGACGGACGGCGGCGGCCAGCTGCGCCTGACGCTGTACCGTTTCCCGGCGCTGCAGCGCTCGGACCGCTATGCCATGGTGTCCGGCACGGTCGATCTGAACGTCGCCCTGCCGCGCATCGACATCGTGGGCGACCTCAAGGCGGACGCCGGCTGGTTCAGCCTGGAGATTCTTCAGGGCGTGCCCACGCTGGACGACGATGTGAAGGTGCGCCGGCCGGGCGACGATCCCGGCGCGGCATCCACGCCGCTGCAGACCAGCATGAACCTCAAGTTCGACATGGGGCCGCGCTTCTACATCACAGGCATGGGCCTGGACGCGGGCCTGCTGGGCTCGATCCAGATCCTGCTGAGCGACGGCCGGCTGACCGGCGTGGGCGCGCTGCGCACGCGCGGCGGCGGCATCGAGGCCTACGGCCAGAAGCTACGGCTGCGTCGCGGCACGCTGACGTTCCAGGGGCGGCTGGACAATCCTGTGCTGGATATCGAGGCCCTGCGCACCGGCGAGCAGGTCGAGGCCGGCGTCAAGGTGGCCGGCACGGCGCAGCGCCCGCGCATCGACCTGGTGTCGTATCCCGACGTGAGCGAGGTGGAAAAACTGTCCTGGCTGCTGCTGGGGCGCGGGCCGGACGGCAGCGGAGGCGATGCCGCGCTGCTGCTGTCGGTGGGCACGGCGCTGCTGGGCGGCGGCGGGCCGCCGTTCTACAAGCAGTTCGGGCTGGATGATGTCAGCATCCGCAGCGGCAATATCGGCAGCTCCGGCAGCCTGCTGCCGGACCGCACCGTGGCCGGCGACGTCAACCGCGACAGCGACAGCCGCCTGGCGACCCAGTTCCTGGTGGCCAGCAAGACCTTCGCCAACGGCATCACGCTGAGCGTGGAGCAGGCCCTGGCCGGCGCCGACACCGTGGGACGCGCCAGTTACCGGCTGAGCCGCCGCTGGTCGGTGGACCTGAAGGGCGGCGCGGTCAACGGCATCGCCCTGGTCTACCGCACGTTTTTCGGGGACTAG